CTTCGCCTTTCGACGGATGCCGCGAAGGTGCACCTTGGCGTCTTCCCCCTTGGTGCGAACGAGCTTCACGTACTCCTTGCGACGCTCGGCCGTCAGTTCCGGCATCGACACACGCACGATGTTGCCGTCGTTGGACGGGTTCGCGCCCAGGTTCGGCATGTCGCGGATCGCCTGCTCGATCGCTTTGAGAGCGGACTTGTCATAGGGCGTGACGACCAGAGTGCGCGCTTCCGGCGTGTTCAGGGATGCCAGCTGGGCGAGCGGGGTCGGGGAACCGTAGTAGTCGACCAGGATCTTCTGGAAGAGCTGGGGGTTCGCACGACCCGTGCGCACGGTCGCGAAGTCATCCTTCGCAGCCTCCACGGCGCGGTCCATGCGGGCGGACGTGTCAGCCAGGATCTCGGCGATCACGGTCACTCCATTCGTTCGGTACGTCAGGGAAAAGTCTAGTGCGCAGCCTTGAGCGGCTCAGACGGTGACGAGCGTGCCGATGGATTCGCCCAGGAGCGCGCGCGTGACGTTGCCCGCGGGTTCCATGCCGAAGACACGCATGTCGATGCCGTTGTCCATGCACAGGCTGAACGCCGTGGAGTCCACGACTTTCAGGCCCCGCTGGAGGGCGTCGCGATACGTGATGGTGTCGATCCGGACGGCATCCGGGTTCGTCTTGGGGTCAGCCGTGTAGACGCCGTCGACGCCGTTCTTGGCGACCAGGACCTCGTCCGCGCCGATCTCGAGAGCGCGCTGCGCGGCGACCGTGTCGGTCGAGAAGTAGGGCAAACCGGCGCCGGCGCCGAAGATGACCACGCGGCCCTTCTCCATGTGCCGCTCGGCGCGACGCGGGATGTAAGGCTCTGCGACCTGAGTCATCGAGATGGCCGACTGCACACGTGTGGCAGCGCCGGCCTGCTCGAGGAAGTCCTGCAGCGCGAGCGCGTTCATCACGGTGCCGAGCATGCCCATGTAGTCGGCGCGCCCGCGGTCCATGCC
The DNA window shown above is from Microbacterium laevaniformans and carries:
- the frr gene encoding ribosome recycling factor; this translates as MIAEILADTSARMDRAVEAAKDDFATVRTGRANPQLFQKILVDYYGSPTPLAQLASLNTPEARTLVVTPYDKSALKAIEQAIRDMPNLGANPSNDGNIVRVSMPELTAERRKEYVKLVRTKGEDAKVHLRGIRRKAKDELDALKSEVGEDDLVRAEKELDAVTRSHVDEIDEALKRKEAELLEV
- the pyrH gene encoding UMP kinase → MTDENTGRRRVLLKLSGEAFGGGQLGVNPDVVGQIAREIAAAVDRVEIAIVVGGGNFFRGAELSQRGMDRGRADYMGMLGTVMNALALQDFLEQAGAATRVQSAISMTQVAEPYIPRRAERHMEKGRVVIFGAGAGLPYFSTDTVAAQRALEIGADEVLVAKNGVDGVYTADPKTNPDAVRIDTITYRDALQRGLKVVDSTAFSLCMDNGIDMRVFGMEPAGNVTRALLGESIGTLVTV